The DNA region GGGCAACAACATCGGTACAGGTGTATCCAGAACCATTTGGGTGCTCACTTCCAGACATAATGATATCGACCGCAGATTTCGAGGGAATCAAGCCCCATACGGATGATCCGGTagtggtaatggtaagaataAAAGGTTTTAATGTACAGAGGGTGCTTTTAGACCAAGGAAGCTCGGCGGATATAATCTATGAGAACGCATGCAGACAGATGGGGCTGACAGACAAGGATTTAAAGCCATACGCGGGAAGTTTGGTAGGTTTCTCCGGGAAACAAGTTCAGGTACGTGGCTACGTAGAGTTGGATACAATTTTTGGAGTGGGCGAGGATGCCGAGCTCTTGAGGATAAATGTCATCATAGGGCGAGGTACGTACCTTAAATCGCCTCCATGCAGTGATATATATGGCCCACCTTGTGGTAAAATACTCCCTACTTTGCAGGAGGATAGGAAAACTGGCAGTAGACCAAAAGGGGGCGAGGAAGTGCCATAGCCattgcctcaacctgtatggcaGAAAAGGAGCTGGCGATGGGCACAGGTGCCACGAGATTGGGACGTCTGAAGGCGGTGAAGGCGAACAAGAGCGTTTGGGAGCGCAAAGCCAGAGCAACGGCGATGAAAGGAAGTGGAGGAATTAGGGCGAAGAATCTCGTAGGATAAGAGAAAGCAAGCTCTATGCTCAAAAAGATAATGAGTGGTATGACGAGGACGGGGACGTGAACGCTACCAGTAGAGGAATATTGGCAATCGAGCCCAGACTCACCAAGGACCAAGAACAACGCTTGAGTGGACTTGTAGAAGAGAACGTTTACCTCTTCAATTGGGGGAAAAGAGGAACTGTTTGTGGGGGGCCGCCTACATTTGCTTGGCCCCCTCGGAAGGCAAGAAAGGGAGAAACTCATCGCCAGACCATGAATGAAGGAAAGGAAAGAGCACAAGGAAAAGGTAACAAGAGAGAGGCCGAGCAACAAAGAGATGGGAACAGAAGACCAACGAAGTCAGCTCGGCCCGCCAATCGCGAGGAAGGGCAGGGACAGATCCCTCGCCATGGCAGAGAAGGCAAAGAGGGCGAGGAAGACAGGATGCTAGGAGTACTACTCTGATTGAAAAGCAAGgaccaaaataaagatgcactctttttctccgacacgggagttttttaatgaggcatccctcgatgtacaAAAAGCCTTTTACAAATGAAATACAAAAAGGATATTCTGTGGCTCACGAAGTAAACTATTTTTTGCTCTCCGTCTACCTCTTGAAGAATAACGGAGCTGATTGCATGATCACCGACAGAAAAATACAAGTGTAAAGGGAGGCCTTGGGCAGGTTTTGACAACACGGGTGGTGCGGACAACATCTCTTTGAGGCTTTTAAAGGCTTCTTCGCATTCCGAACTCCACTTGAACGTCGCATTCTTCTTTAAGCACTTGAAGAATGGGGCCGACTTGTCGCCCGAATGAGGGAGAAACCTGGACAGGGCCGCAATCCGCCCTGTCAGGCGCTGCACCTCTTTTACACTGCTGGGGCTTTTCATTTCTTGGATTGCTTTGCACTTATCTGGATTGATCTCAATCCCTCTTGAtgtaatcatgaagcctaaaaacttcCCGCCCTGTATACCAAATGAACACTTCTCCGGATTGAGCCTCATATTATGTTTTCGGAGCCTGCCAAAAGCTTCCGTCAAATCCTCATGAAGGCTTGATCCCAAAACCGATTTCACGATCATATCATCGACATAtacctccatgttccttcctACTTAACCCTCAAataccctatccatcaaccgctgatacgtcgcccctgcattcttcagcccaaaggGCATAGTTTGATAATAGTAGTTTACCCTAGCGGTCATGAAGGTTGTTTTGTCTTGATCCGAcgggtgcatcttgatttggtgatatccCGAATAGGCATCCATCAGACTCAGCAGCTCATTTCCCGACGCTCCATCCACTAGCTTGTCTATGCTTGGTAATGGATAAGAATCTTTTGGACACGCCTTGTTCACGTTTGTGTAGTCTACACACATGCGtcatttcccgttcgccttctttaccATTACCACATTCGCCAGCCAAGTAGGATACTTAATTTCCCGGATGAAGTCCGTCGCCAATAATTTGTTCACCTCTTGCTAGATTGCCTTCTCCTTTTCATCACCCATTCGCCGGAGCGTCTGGGTCACTGGTTTAATTCCGGGATTTAGCGCCAgcctgtggcaaatgaagttcGGGTCTATCCCTAGCATGTCTTTGTGACTCCAAGCAAAAAGGTCCAAGTTCTGGCCCAATAGGTTTGATAATCTCTGTTCCTGGGCCTTAGTTAGTCGGGTCCCTATCTTGAGTATCttctcgccaaatttcagttccTTGGTCTCCTCGATCAGCGTGGGCCTGTTGGCTCGCCCTTCGCCCCTTGGATCTAGGTTTTCTTCTGGCGCATCGACCTCGTTGCATCGGTGTCCCACCGAAGTGTTCATTTTCCCGTACCGGTCTACCGCGTTGCAGTAGCACTCCCTCGCCATTTTCTGGTCCACAACCACTCTCCCAATTTGTCCATTCGGCAAAGGATATTTAACCGCCAAGTGTGCCGTCGAAATCACAGCGCACAACCGGTTCAAGGTGTTTCTGCCAATTATCATGTTGTATGATCCCTCTGTTCCTAGGATCAAGTATTTCACCCTCATCGTCCTAGCGTGCTCTCGCTCGCCCAATGTGGTATCAAGGTCAAGGACGCCTCtcacccatacttgctcgcccGCAAACCCCACCAGAGTCCCTGCATAAGGAGTGAGATCTGCCTAACTCAAACCGAGTCGATCAAATACCCCGCCGTAAATGATGTATActgaactcccttgatccaaaagtactcGTTGTACATTAAGTTGGTTGACGCGAAGGAGAATTACAATCGGATCGTCTAGATGTGGCTTTATTCCAACGAAGTCATCGGATGAAAAAGGTAATATCTGGATGTAAAAAACCGAAAGAAACTTCTGCTACCGTGTTCACTGCTCTAGCATACCGCTTCCTAGCTGCACTGGTgactccttctcctccaaaccCTCCGGCAATCGTGTGTACTCCTTTGGGTATTGGAGCTCTACCGCCCTGCACTCTAGTAGGTCTTCCCGCCGCTATCAGTTTTCCGACTTCACGCTGCAATGTGCGGCACTCCTCCGTGACGTGGCCCATGGCCTGGTGATAAACGCACCACTCACCTCCCAACTCGCCGCTTATTCACGTTGTTAACGACTCTTGGAGGATTTCCGATGTAGACGGTTCGTCCAGGCGCGCCAGCTTTCCTTTTAGAGATGAGTTTCTCCATTCCTTCGAGAATTTCCTATAGCTTTCCCTTTGCAACATCCGAAGCTCCGCCGTTGTGTTTGCTTCCCGGGCCTCCGTGTCCTGCTGCTCCAAACCATGACTTATGTCGCGAATCAGCCACCTCCAATCTCTGAGAGTGTCCAACGGCCAGGGTGACGGCGGTTTTCCTCCTGAGGATTTCAACAAGGAGACTGAAGATTTCGCCTCCTTCTCGCGTCGCCTTCTATATGCTTGATGCGGATTGCGCGTGTGTTTCATCCTTCGTTCCCTTTGTCGACGTTGCGCTTCCATTACGTGCCACCAGCAAATCAAGAATTTGACTCAGAAATCGAAAACCGAAGAGAATCGCACGAAAAAACGAACTTCACTCAGCTAAACCATgctccacgtagtccgggaatcgaaatctaccgttccccacagacggcgccaaatgttccatcatgaacatagagatgaggtatagtaccaaaggtgcaaggaacgtgatgtgagattcctagagagaatgagaacgtaactgcttagagaggaaaagtaactgaatttttagcttgttatttctcaaatgagcccaGAGTTCCTTACAGTCGGTCACCGTCCCCTAtgtatagttgggggagttgggcctaaCGCCTCTAAACcatcctaatgggccggttgggccttcaAGACGATGGCCCAAGTCCCTGACGCGCTCCTCGCCCTAGGCCAGCGCCCCTGAGCGAGCggccctggggtctcgcccagtccagttaTCTTTCATACGTTACGTATCTGTTAGCACCAAAATTTACAGGTTTGGAAATTAATCATTGAGATATGATGTACATGAATGCATGACATGTTTCAGTATAATTTCTGCCTAGTGCCAAATTATTGTGAAATATATATTGGTCGAAATATATGGTGTTAGCAAGAGTTAGTCGAAATTATATTTTGATAGAGCACTTCGAAACAATTGTACAATGTCAATTTAACTCATTGTTAAATTAGACTTCTTTGTTTCTTATTTTGATATATAAGCTTTGGCTTTATGATGCCAGATTTTAGTTGCCATTATGATATTAAGATGGGAATCGAAGGACATGGTATACTTGAAATCTTAAGCCAACGAGTTTGTGATTGGATTTAAACTTGGCATAAACAGTGTTGGTGAGAAGTGGTCAAATTTAGCTGGAGTATATTTCGACAAAGCTTTTGTACTTCGACCAAGAGTATTTCGACTAAGATTTCTAAGAGCTCGACAACTGCCTCGACCCAATGCAGAAATATAGAAGTGGTTGTTCAAGTGGAATGAAGGTGTAACTGACTTGAAGAAATAATGGGATTAACTGAAGATGGCAGTTAGCAAAATGGAAGCTAGTGGAAGTTACCAGTGGCTATTGAAGTGGAGTAGTGGAAAAAGTGGCTGcaagttattttatttgtaattatgcCAAGTGTATGGCTCTAGTGTAGGGAGTTATTTTCTAGGATTTAATCTCTACCGTAGGATCTAGTTGCAGTTTCATTCCAAGTTCTATAAGTAGCAAATCTGATTGTAAAATTACTCAGACTCACACAATTACTCAAAACTCTCCATGGATGCCTCCAAGTCTCATGTGACATATGGCTACAAAGAGACTAAGAGTGTGCTGTGATTTTcacctttaattttcaatgcaatttcatttcctttgccattttgatttccttttacttttcgttcttctttttcctttcgaTCCTCTACTCTTTTATCCCTTTTGTTCATACCGTTCTTCACAAAAACCCAGCCTTGACATTTAAAACGTCTTCACTAAAGAACCCAGAAAGGACTCCGAATCCGgtccttaaattgcttttggattctatttgtttaccaaaaatcagtgtaaacagTATCTCTTAACACTTAGCCTATTTTGAAATGTTGGTATTATCACCAATACTTGtaaaaatattcaaataaaAGGTCAAGAAATCATCGTTTAAACATTGTTGGAATTTCATTGTCATTGCTAGCTGTTTGGAAAATCAATTTAAATCCACGTTGCTGGAGAACAAATTTTAACTTCACAACAACTAGATGTAATTTCTATGAAACAATCGATTTTGAGCGACTAAAATGAGATTCAAACATGAATGCTTATCCAGAAGATAGATATACGGAACACGCGACAATTAGATAGAATATGGTCTCAAAATTTGGCCCCGAGAGACCTTCATAATCCAAACGAGATGTACTAGTAGAAAGCGAATTTAAAAGTACTACTCTTTCCAATTGGGAAACTCTGGTCACATTTGAAGCCAGAACCTCTCTTGTTATTGTAACCTGGGTATGCCTCTTGATCAAACTCTTCGATCTTTTCCCTTGAGGACTAATCCCTGATCTTCTCCCTGCTCCTTGATATCCCAATGACTAAATGGAACCGTAGTCTTCTGGTTATATGAATTCTCGACCTTATGGTTTCTTTTtagaatttttgaaaaaaaaatatttcagctagattcattaaatgatgtggcaGACACACGTTTGGTTGCCGGAGCTCCGATGTTGACCATCCCGGTTGAAGGGACTAAAACCGAACAATACCCTACATGTTAGAGACGACCTCTCACACTTGCTCCGGTAAGAGACTAAAACCAAAAGTAgtgtaaaggttagggaccaaaaacttaattaatCCTTAATTTCATCTTCCATCATTTAAACTAAATAAGCATTATGTGTTTCTTTTGTTATTAGTTAATCATATAAAATGCTTCCTGGTGACTGAGTGATAAAGCAAaacttgtaaaaaaaattcaaatgaaaATCAAGAAATCATCGTTTAACATTGTTGGAATTCCATTCTCCTAACAGCATTGCTGTTTAGAAATTAAAAGTCAATTTACACTCCACATTTATAGAAAGCGAATTTAAAAGTACTGCTCTTTCCAATAGGGAAACTCTTGTCACATTTCCTGCCAGAACCTCTCTTGTTCTTGTAACCCAGGTATGCCCATTGATAAAACTCCTCTTCTTCCCTCAAGATCAATCCCTTAATTTCTCCCAGCTTCTCGATATCCCACATACTGAAGGGACCCGTAGTCTTGTGGGTTATATGAATTTCCCCATCACCATAAATCATTTGTTTAGCATTACTCAGAAATCCACTTACTAAGTTCTGGTGAAGCCTGCAATATAATGCATGTTAAAAAGTAAATTAATCCTCACAAATTTTATAAGCAAATTAATTATCACATATTTCTGGTTAATTAAGTACTTACTGAATCATAAAGGCATCGCTTTCACGACAAATGAAACCAGCATGAGGAAAATTGAAGATTATTCGATGAAAGCGAGTGTGCATGAGACGAGGGTGTTGGCTCATGGTATGAACATCCACTTCATGAAGAATGGTGCAGCCAAGAGACTCTAGTTGAGCCAAGTTGCTTAATGCACTTGCATACTTTGTAATTAGAGAcacttcaaaaaaataaaaaaatttcattagCAGAATGAAAACATTATGCATTAATGTATGCTTATTAAGTGAAGTATGTGGTTCAAACTATACATCTAGAGTCCAAGGTGGTGGCAACGATGTTCAAAGCTGTGCCAAATGACCTTGCCAAGCTAAGGGAGAAGGATAAGTCTCCCTCTCCCACAAGCAAAATCCTATGAGAGCTTTGATAATCCATTATTCTTTTTCTCTTACACAGTGGACGTACACTTGCAATTTACAAGTCAAGTGCCTTTATTTATAATCACATATCAGTGCCGGCAGGAATTCCCACTCAGTTTACTTTTGGGTTCCTTTAAGATATGCCCAATCATCGAACATATATGCACTTTAGCTACTACTTCTATAAATTTGTTTGGGAACTGAGAGAAGCTTCCCCTCTAGTTTATCATCTCGGAAAGCtcaagattaatgaagaagggGAAATGCAATGCTATTCCCAATTAAAAGTAGCGAAAGTGATCATTACAGTGGATGAAAATACTTGCAATAAGGAATACGGTAAGGCAACAAAGATGTAAGAGCTTAAAGTGCCTATGTCCAGCACGGGCCGGGTAGCTTGGTTTGAAAATGTATTTTATAGTTAGCTTGGACTTAATAAGTTTATTTGATTACAATAAAGAAAATCAGTAAATGAGTTTAAACTCACTAATCAGTTTCTCGGGTTCGAGTCTTATAGATAAGAAAAACTCCGCTATGAGATTTAGCTCCACCATAATGTGAATGTTCTCGACTCAAACATGATTACCTCTCATCCCGTGGAAGATAATGTAACCATAAAGATACTCATTGTGTTAgagtataattttttaaaactatttcttcttattaactttttttattCATCGAAAAACAATACAAAGCAAACAAAAACTAAGgaggacatatgggttggggaggggaaggtccagtgATCGATCCTTGGAAAGTGTAATTTATAtttccaatgtaccaaaaaaaactaaGGAGGAGACACATAACATCTCAACATGAGAGTTTGCAGTTCGACGGGAACACAAAGGATAGCTCAACACCGGATCTTGCAAGCCAGCCAACAGAAATGTTGCAAGCCCGAGGGACTCAATGAATGTTTACAATCCACTCCCGTTCTAGGAGATTTTTAATGTCCCTAAGAGTGTGCACAAATCTGCCATTTGCTACATCCTTTATAGAAGCTCTCAAGTCCGCACAATTTGATTCACACTCAACTCTTCCATAGCCTTCCAAGCCAAGGTAAGGTCGTGACGTAACGACAATGCTTCAGCACGTAAGGGGTTACCCTCCATCTTCATGTCCAAGCTGACTGTCAACTCAAGCACTCCACTCGTCATGAATCAGAGTGCCAAAGCCCATGCACTTCTCCACTTTGCGATAGCTAAAATCAAACATTACAATTAACAAACCCTTGGAGTGGAGGATTCCATTCCAAACTCATCTTGCTGACCATGAACTCCATCATCACGAGATCAAGAAATCTATAAAAATCGTTGTGGTTGTGGCAAGCATGCCGCCACACCTCGCTCACAGTCCAAGGTATCACCTAACACTGCAACACTGTGTTATTACACCACTTCCAAGTACCACAAGAGGCACGCAACATACTTACTGTTGTTAAAGTTACATGCTTACGAAACCAATTAGGGaggttcttgttcatgaagttGGGTCAAGCAAGGGCCCTCATCCTCAAACACAGTCCCAATGATTAGGGGTAGTCGTGTAAGTAATGAAACACGTCTTCCATGGGAAAGGAGAAATGCAAACAAGTCGGCGAAGTCTCTAACTGACATTAAAATCGATTCGAGTTGATCGGCAACGCATCATCAAGGGTGCGCTAAACTAACAACTTGGCCTTCTCAAGAATTTCATATTTCCAAACCTACTCCCATTCTCCAGCCTGATGTGCTACCTGATTATGATTCGTAAGCCAGTCATAAGCATCTTTCAATTTGTAAATTCCAGAACTGCTGCTACCCTAGGTCCAACAATCACCCCCTCGCGAGACTTGGGAATGGTTCAATTGAAGAGGGACACCACCTCTTGCGACATATTTTTGCTTAATAAATTTAGGGATCATTCGCTATCAACAATAAAATTTCACAGTCTAAAAAACTACTCAAGCAATTCTAGGCACAAATAAGAAATAATACCAACACATGTTGACTCTGTTGGTAAGAACGAACCATTTCTCTTATAAGATTGTGTGTTCGACTCTCGTTGTTGATGTGAAGACTGTTTCACATGGTCCCATAAGGATGCTCTGACCCATGGTGCTGACTGGAGTCA from Lotus japonicus ecotype B-129 chromosome 2, LjGifu_v1.2 includes:
- the LOC130736833 gene encoding uncharacterized protein At4g26485-like, encoding MDYQSSHRILLVGEGDLSFSLSLARSFGTALNIVATTLDSRLSLITKYASALSNLAQLESLGCTILHEVDVHTMSQHPRLMHTRFHRIIFNFPHAGFICRESDAFMIQLHQNLVSGFLSNAKQMIYGDGEIHITHKTTGPFSMWDIEKLGEIKGLILREEEEFYQWAYLGYKNKRGSGRKCDKSFPIGKSSTFKFAFYKCGV